The Temnothorax longispinosus isolate EJ_2023e chromosome 7, Tlon_JGU_v1, whole genome shotgun sequence genome contains a region encoding:
- the LOC139817033 gene encoding uncharacterized protein has protein sequence MDCEIPRDLQMSYLQAIQKIPGDTAGEKWRWIGRLILHQDSEDLEQLPPELLLIQDVEIAVKKKKHEEITLALKHEDLTIINRAFKASWFFDGSHKEIIDVAYFCERLFPYVSVNTRKRIVITLAHRLSGKDPVFAQQMFTAVASTYGIQTAYPLFMACDNNFVCKMIEEKGFVLPVEFVKKIFYKNPDLVVRFLKLLNPKQGNMTKRTPLAIGINKYKRFLPKLIKRRIEAFVELYETYRPSIVLSNTCAEIFLKKAKQHLIEKPLIYIRILPLRKINQYLMKSIFPSLLPNNMCDFSTNTMLDYLKYYPHDKKYELLRTSYETKYNANFLEAKNVTPDLLRFLPAEERIKQARIKIGKMVCAIPGDYETAWICYLPANEAIPVIKETINKTADENHRLDLIMQMMYACKINEDDDALSDTLTYVLNRHKNESCHVLEIILRHLFLKYDIPHLNRKQGSLVEEIAKLFRIKHNSIPTEILEALVLFKCIHNMPIEDLLDIMLERNTKFNMLTEYPQYEKQCLITFANLIQKKYLEDFLPKQGMFCRFVVAMYNFNDRCKRSRIEIEKMTIRDYPWLIDVIDRISRDSLLYRADSFWNAIRVLKLNEPELFPDIREPYSLANVRSGAALALLKRDLQKIEFDWFRYLSTCEKNCYHKQVQRFIRAIRWYKDLPIKFAKCCMDIHDVHPCKHKISSSMAILAILLHGDVVTKLIDPLIPTETTIDISHPDARDNYKLVRGLSLSMRLSNPPVPLDLVVRLCTEDYLSIALMTLTNVSRRTYLPKVISIAQKLTSMRVSVRKHGIRLMYLIASIRELMDFYQKTWTTENHYSIRQVLFEAAQELFLTEPKPETWSLYCQTMSTLNLEDEGFFSEMKLFRDIPGKYVMKYLDLWLKTIDNFQEMGLHVEKINKYTVEYLAMFNSTVSNLLSEEFVENILQRYLFHVNTYVSQKARRFLTITLHSKILINVLRKISFVNEDVPQSLKNSHFCLTNKTVRLLINDFVTAYVRTCFDWDTSINSQVIDYMLMRFSSDLSPMQDASSYLRLFYAKTLQECMESSSKESFGLRIGQQLPELINIFSPVLISIMTEILKNLLCHVNDEIPFSIMEGLIEADNRYSCIMAAMMLPSFRKFRQMAKYDQLIEKFRKMQDPTITTVLYNHFYKCYY, from the coding sequence ATGGACTGCGAGATACCTCGCGACTTGCAGATGTCTTATCTGCAGGCGATTCAAAAGATACCGGGCGATACCGCTGGTGAGAAGTGGCGTTGGATCGGAAGATTGATTTTGCATCAGGATAGCGAGGATCTTGAGCAACTTCCGCCAGAATTGCTGCTTATACAGGACGTGGAAATTGCCgtcaagaagaagaagcacgAGGAAATAACGTTGGCGCTCAAGCACGAGGACTTGACGATAATAAACCGGGCTTTTAAGGCCTCCTGGTTTTTCGATGGCAGCCACAAGGAGATCATCGACGTCGCGTACTTCTGTGAACGTCTCTTTCCTTACGTTTCCGTAAATACGAGAAAGCGTATCGTGATTACACTCGCACATCGATTGTCCGGCAAGGATCCGGTTTTCGCACAGCAAATGTTCACGGCAGTGGCATCTACTTATGGCATTCAAACCGCTTATCCATTGTTCATGGcttgcgataataattttgtttgtaaaatgatCGAGGAGAAAGGCTTCGTGCTGCCTGtagaatttgttaaaaagatcTTTTACAAAAATCCGGATTTGGTAGTGCGTTTTCTCAAATTATTGAATCCCAAACAAGGAAATATGACTAAGCGCACTCCCTTGGCGATCGGCATCAATAAATACAAGCGTTTCTTGCccaaattaataaagagaCGAATAGAAGCTTTCGTGGAACTGTACGAGACTTATCGACCGAGTATTGTTTTGAGCAACACGTGTGccgaaatatttctgaaaaaagcCAAGCAACACCTGATAGAAAAGCCACTTATATACATCCGCATCTTACCACTCCGAAAAATCAATCAGTATTTGATGAAAAGCATATTTCCGAGTTTATTGCCTAATAACATGTGTGACTTCTCGACAAATACTATGCTCGATTACTTGAAATATTATCCACATGATAAGAAATACGAGCTGCTACGTACATCGTATGAGACTAAATACAATGCTAATTTTCTCGAGGCGAAGAATGTGACGCCAGATTTATTACGATTCTTACCTGCCGAGGAACGGATCAAACAAGCTAGAATTAAAATCGGGAAGATGGTTTGTGCGATTCCGGGGGATTACGAGACAGCTTGGATTTGTTATTTACCTGCTAACGAAGCGATACCAGTTATCAaggaaacaataaataaaactgcaGATGAAAACCATAGGcttgatttaattatgcaaatgatGTACGCTTGTAAGATTAATGAGGATGACGATGCGTTGTCCGATACCTTAACATACGTCTTAAATAGACATAAAAATGAAAGCTGTCATgtacttgaaataattttacgtcatctttttttaaaatatgatataccTCATTTAAACAGAAAGCAGGGCTCTCTTGTAGAGGAAATTGCTAAATTGTTTCGTATAAAACATAATTCCATACCGACAGAGATACTCGAGGCTCTAGTACTTTTcaaatgtatacataatatgCCAATTGAGGATCTGCTCGATATAATGCTAGAACGTAATACAAAGTTCAACATGCTCACAGAATATCCACAATATGAGAAACAATGCCTTATAACTTTCGCAAATCTCATTCAAAAAAAGTATTTGGAAGATTTCCTACCAAAACAAGGGATGTTTTGCCGATTTGTCGTAGCAATGTACAATTTCAACGATAGATGTAAACGTTCGCGCATCGAGATAGAAAAAATGACAATTAGAGATTATCCTTGGCTAATAGACGTAATAGACCGTATATCGCGCGATTCCCTGTTATATCGCGCTGATTCCTTTTGGAATgcgatacgcgtattaaagtTGAATGAACCAGAACTATTTCCCGATATTCGTGAGCCATATTCATTAGCGAACGTAAGATCAGGCGCGGCGCTTGCTCTATTAAAACGAGACTTACAAAAGATAGAGTTTGATTGGTTCAGGTACTTATCAACCTGCGAGAAGAACTGTTATCACAAACAGGTGCAACGCTTCATCAGGGCCATACGTTGGTATAAAGACCTACCTATTAAATTTGCTAAATGTTGCATGGATATACATGATGTACATCCATGCAAACACAAAATATCGTCTAGCATGGCTATTCTGGCCATTCTACTTCACGGTGACGTAGTGACAAAACTAATCGACCCTCTCATACCTACAGAAACAACGATAGATATTAGTCATCCGGATGCCAGGGATAACTACAAACTCGTGCGAGGTTTATCGTTGAGCATGAGACTTTCTAATCCGCCAGTGCCTCTCGATCTTGTCGTTAGATTATGCACAGAAGATTACTTGTCAATAGCTTTGATGACACTAACGAATGTAAGTAGGCGGACTTATTTGCCCAAAGTGATATCAATTGCGCAAAAGTTGACGAGTATGCGCGTAAGTGTGCGAAAGCATGGGATTAGGCTAATGTACTTGATAGCTTCCATACGCGAGCTTATGGATTTCTACCAGAAAACGTGGACGACCGAGAACCATTATTCAATACGACAAGTTTTATTCGAAGCGGCCCAGGAATTGTTCCTTACAGAGCCAAAACCCGAAACTTGGTCCCTATATTGTCAAACCATGTCGACGTTGAATCTCGAAGATGAAGGGTTCTTTTCGGAAATGAAGCTGTTTCGTGACATCCCCGGCAAATATGTCATGAAATATCTTGATCTATGGCTCAAAACAATagataattttcaagaaatggGATTACATGTCGAGaagataaacaaatatacTGTTGAATATTTGGCAATGTTTAACTCAACCGTTTCCAACCTTCTGTCCGAAGAATTCGTCGAGAATATACttcaaagatatttattcCACGTCAATACTTATGTATCTCAAAAAGCGAGACGTTTTCTGACAATAACGTTgcattctaaaatattaatcaatgtcTTGCGCAAGATATCTTTCGTCAATGAGGACGTGCCTCAATCTCTTAAAAATTCACACTTCTGTCTAACCAACAAAACTGTGCGTTTACTCATAAATGATTTCGTCACTGCCTACGTTCGGACGTGCTTTGATTGGGACACGTCTATTAATTCACAAGTCATCGATTATATGCTAATGAGATTTTCATCTGACTTGTCACCTATGCAGGATGCGAGTTCTTATTTGCGGTTATTTTATGcgaaaacgttgcaagaatGTATGGAATCTTCAAGCAAGGAATCCTTTGGTCTGAGAATCGGTCAACAGTTGCCCGAATTAATCAATATCTTCTCGCCGGTATTAATCTCGATCATGACTGAGATTCTCAAGAACTTGTTGTGCCACGTAAATGACGAAATCCCGTTTAGCATCATGGAAGGCCTCATTGAGGCTGATAATAGGTATTCTTGTATTATGGCTGCGATGATGTTACCGTCGTTCCGGAAGTTCCGACAAATGGCAAAATACGATCaattgattgaaaaattcCGAAAAATGCAAGACCCTACTATTACGACTGTTTtatacaatcatttttataaatgttattattga